A window of Palaemon carinicauda isolate YSFRI2023 chromosome 27, ASM3689809v2, whole genome shotgun sequence contains these coding sequences:
- the LOC137620893 gene encoding uncharacterized protein, which translates to MDTPRTVMASLREGDFMISIDLKDAYFQVPIHPASRKFLWVKWGAQVLQFKALCFGLSTAPQVFTRVFTTVSVWAHEWRIRLIRYRLATLFVLRGRLETAGRRPPAIVQKLGHHSQLGEISVDSNQQNDLLRNSPGFVTGQGLPIHRQAKQPGPSSPSLPSRSSQKSEGLAEVGRTSGVLRETSSTRETELKEGSMELKGKVEPEKFPGHSGSSPARDQTSLRVVAGSVTHSKRDATVRPASRNPSVYGCIEGRMGSASPGKDSERDLDRKREIPTHQCPGDESGPGSLQTLQGRLEREFGGPDVGQCNSGSIRKGGGTEIKGVVRSGPLDPGMGGKGENHPDSKIHSREEERPSRRPQQNRTSSSDGVVPAPTSGKLRHSDVGVHSNGSVWNKAERTTPRILFSCPRPKGGNGRRLSTQMGRPRRVRFSPLLPNKTSPQQGEGSNQPKDDFGSALVAGERVVRRPKESRHSPSLASSQQSRRIETTTFSAVPRKPTSPSSSRLEVIQRLLKRQGYSSKTARRMSLYLRKSSTAVYESKWTLFVKWCKDKKIEPLEASVPIIEDFLVHLRDKLAMSVPAIKGVRAALGQVFLLKGIDLGSSRHISMLIKAFEQSCPPSAPRIPNWDLARVLDMLRKPPFEPLKDIVDKNLKFKVVFLLALASAKRVGELHGLSYEVEHCRRWKEITFKFVPSFVAKTQNPRFESFTIPAIPNEGNQEDLKLCSVRVIRKYLKRTAKLRPSIKNLFVSWGKTKKIISKNTVSFWLRQVIMQAYSNEGISVPGKPRAHDVRDLSTSLAFEKNMSVAQVLRAGTWSNQSTFTAHYLKDCTRKSLDGFSIGPVISALHQV; encoded by the coding sequence atggacaccccaagAACTGTTATGGCatccttgagggagggagactttatgatttcaatagacctcaaggatgcctatttccaggTACCTATTCACccagcaagcaggaagtttctctgggtgaagtggggtgcccaggttttacaattcaaggccctgtgctttggtctttcaacggctccccaggtattcacgagggtgttTACGACAGTCTCCGTATGGGCCCACGAATGGAGGATTCGACTTATCAGATACCGACTGGCTACTCTTTTCGTCCTCAGAGGAAGACTTGAAACAGCAGGGCGAAGACCTCCTGCAATTGTGCAAAAACTGGGGCATCAtagtcaacttggagaaatctcAGTTGACTCCAACCAACAGAATGACCTACTTAGGAATAGTCCTGGATTCGTAACAGGTCAAGGCCTTCCCATCCATAGACAGGCTAAACAACCTGGACCAAGTTCTCCGTCCCTTCCTTCTAGGTCatcccagaagagcgaaggattggcagaggttggtaggacatctggtgtccttagagaaaCTAGTTCcacacgggagacagaacttaaggagGGTTCAATGGAACTCAAAGGAAAagtggaaccagaaaagttccctgGACATAGTGGTTCCAGTCCTGCAAGAGACCAGACAAGCCttagagtggtggcaggatcggtcacacACTCTAAAAGGGATGCCACTGTACGCCCAGCCTCCAGAAATCCTTCTGTTTACGGATgcatcgaaggaaggatggggagcgcatctccgggaaaagacagcgaaCGGGACTTGGACAGAAAGCGAGAAatccctacacatcaatgtcctggagatgagAGCGGTCCAGGAAGCCTGCAAACACTTCAAGGAAGACTTGAAAGGGAATTCGGTGGCCCTGATGTCGGACAATGCAACAGTGGTAGCATACGTAAAGGAGGGGGAACtgagatcaaaggagttgtgcgatctggcCCTTTAGATCCTGGAATGGGCGGAAAAGGAGAAAATCATCCTGACAgcaagattcattcaagggaagaagaacgtcctagcagacggcctcagcagaacagGACAAGTAGTAGCGacggagtggtccctgcacccacaagtggcaagctacgtcATTCAGATGTGGGGGTCCACAGTAATGGATCTGTTTGGAAcaaggctgaacgcacaactccccgtattctgttctcctgtcccagacccaaaggcggcaatggaagacgcctttcaacacagaTGGGACGGCCTAGACGTGTGCGTttttccccccttctccctaataagacaagtcctcaacagggtgagggcagcaaccaacctaaagatgactttggtagcgccttggtggccggagagagagtggttcgcagacctaaagagtCTCGCCACTCTCCCTCCCTGGCCTCTTCCCAACAATCCAGACGTATTGAGACAACCACATTTTCAGCGGTTCCACGGAAAcccacaagcccttcgtcttcacgcctggaggttatccagcgtctCCTGAAAAGACAAGGGTACTCCAGCAAGACAGCTAGGAGGATGTCCCTTTACCTGAGGAAATCTTCCACGGCCGTCTATGAATCCAAGTGGACGTTGTTCGTTAAATGGTGCAAGGACAAGAAGATAGAACCCTTAGAAGCATCCGTGCCCATTATAGAGGATTtcctggtccatctcagggataagttggccATGTCAGTCCCGGCAATTAAAGGAGTTCGAGCTGCCCTTggtcaagtttttctcctgaaaggcatagatTTAGGTTCTTCCAGACATATTTCCATGCTCATCAAGGCTTTCGAGCAGTCATGCCCCCCTTCTGCCCCTAGAATCCCGAATTGGGACCTGGCAAGGGTTCTGGATATGCTCCgaaaaccaccattcgagcccttaaaagACATCGTAGACAAGAATCTCAAGTTCAAGGTGGTCTTCTTGTTAGcattagcctcagctaagagggtgggcgagctacatggATTATCGTATGAGGTGGAGCACTGTAGAAGATGGAAGGagataacctttaagtttgtcccctccttcgtcgccaagacacagaacccgaggtttgagagctttacCATCCCTGCAATCCCAAATGAAGGCAACCAGGAAGACTTGAAATTGTGCTCCGTCAGGGTAATTAGgaagtatcttaaaagaacggctaaGCTCCGCCCGTCTATTAAGAACCTCTTTGTTTCCTGGGGTAAAACAAAAAAGATCATCTCCAAGAATACAGTTTCGTTTTGGCTTAGACAAGTAATTATGCAAGCCTACTCAAATGAGGGGATTTCAGTACCAGGAAAACCTAGGGCTCACGATGTTAGGGATCTAAGTACCTCCCTAGCATTCGAGAAGAACATGTCGGTAGCTCAGGTCCTACGAGCAggaacttggtctaaccagtcgacattCACCGCTCATTACCTCAAGGACTGTACAAGGAAGTCCCTGGATGGGTTTTCGATCGGGCCTGTCATCTCAGCCCTACATCAGGTTTGA